In one Streptomyces venezuelae genomic region, the following are encoded:
- the secD gene encoding protein translocase subunit SecD: MSRAPLWRAIVALAAVALSLYIALTQSARLGLDLRGGTQIVLETKDSPTTEADAESTDRALEVLRQRVDALGVSEPGIARSGEKRIIVELPGVQDPRKAAEVIGRTAQLTVHPVTGESADKGTAKPAADGSRTLPDPDRKGSYLTLGPTALTGQGVKDAQATLDQQSLAGWLVTLDFRKEAGDTWAKITGDAACAPQNAPERRVAITLDDKIISAPGVNQGVPCETGITGGTTQITGDFSQSEARDLAALVKGGALPVPVDVVEQRTVGATLGADAIEASATAAVIGIALTALFITAVYRLMGALAALALALYGLISYAALVALGATLTLPGLAGFVLAIGMAVDANVLVFERAREEYLGVRSADLAKPVRTGFAKAWSAVVDSNVTTLLAAGLLFFFATGPVKGFGVTLSIGVLASMVTALVITRVLADFAVGRDFVRKRPGLTGIASTGRVRAWLARRRPNLVRHRRRWLGASALLVVVAVAGIVLRGLEFGVEFTGGRLVEYSTSRSVDADTAREAVSDAGFPRAVVQESGDGDISVRTERLTDAEQQRVKEALEGPGGTVTVERDEMIGPSLGDELRQKALIALGIAVAAQLIYLSVRFRWTLAVAAVSAMVHDVLLVVGLFAWLGKPVDSVFLAALLTVIGYSVNDTVVVFDRVREVRRRDPRGDLEATANQAVVQTLPRTVNTGMGALFILTALAVLGGDSLADFSLALIAGVLVGMASTVFTAVPIAVALERGNPAAPPSRPGRSGGTGGPRDVPDGYSPLEARRRRERGTGAVV; encoded by the coding sequence ATGTCCCGCGCGCCCTTGTGGCGGGCGATCGTCGCGCTCGCGGCCGTCGCCCTGTCCCTCTACATCGCCCTCACCCAGTCCGCCCGCCTCGGCCTCGACCTGCGCGGCGGCACACAGATCGTCCTGGAGACCAAGGACTCACCGACCACCGAGGCGGACGCCGAGTCCACCGACCGCGCCCTGGAAGTCCTCAGGCAGCGCGTCGACGCTCTCGGCGTCTCGGAGCCCGGCATCGCACGGTCCGGCGAGAAACGCATCATCGTCGAACTCCCCGGAGTCCAGGACCCGCGCAAGGCGGCCGAGGTCATCGGCCGCACCGCCCAGCTGACCGTCCACCCCGTCACGGGGGAGTCCGCCGACAAGGGCACGGCGAAGCCCGCCGCCGACGGATCGCGGACCCTGCCCGACCCCGACCGGAAGGGCAGCTACCTGACGCTCGGCCCCACCGCGCTCACCGGTCAGGGCGTCAAGGACGCCCAGGCCACGCTCGACCAGCAGTCCCTCGCCGGCTGGCTCGTCACCCTCGACTTCCGCAAGGAGGCGGGCGACACCTGGGCGAAGATCACGGGTGACGCGGCCTGCGCACCGCAGAACGCCCCCGAGCGCCGCGTCGCCATCACCCTCGACGACAAGATCATCTCGGCGCCCGGCGTCAACCAGGGCGTGCCGTGCGAGACCGGTATCACCGGCGGCACCACCCAGATCACCGGCGACTTCAGCCAGTCCGAGGCCCGCGACCTCGCCGCACTCGTCAAGGGCGGCGCACTGCCGGTGCCCGTCGACGTCGTCGAGCAGCGCACCGTGGGCGCGACGCTCGGCGCCGACGCCATCGAGGCCAGCGCCACGGCCGCCGTCATCGGCATCGCCCTGACCGCTCTGTTCATCACCGCCGTCTACCGGCTCATGGGCGCGCTCGCCGCCCTCGCCCTCGCGCTGTACGGCCTCATCTCGTACGCCGCGCTCGTCGCACTCGGCGCGACGCTGACCCTGCCCGGCCTCGCCGGGTTCGTGCTCGCCATCGGCATGGCCGTCGACGCCAACGTGCTCGTCTTCGAACGCGCACGGGAGGAGTACCTCGGCGTCCGCTCCGCCGACCTGGCCAAGCCCGTGCGCACGGGCTTCGCGAAGGCGTGGAGCGCGGTCGTCGACTCGAACGTGACGACGCTGCTCGCCGCCGGCCTGCTGTTCTTCTTCGCCACCGGACCCGTCAAGGGCTTCGGCGTCACGCTGTCCATCGGTGTCCTCGCGTCGATGGTGACGGCACTGGTCATCACCCGCGTCCTCGCCGACTTCGCCGTGGGCCGCGACTTCGTGCGCAAGCGGCCCGGTCTGACGGGCATCGCCTCCACGGGCCGCGTCCGCGCCTGGCTCGCCCGCCGCAGGCCGAACCTGGTGCGCCACCGGCGCCGCTGGCTCGGCGCCAGCGCCCTCCTGGTGGTCGTGGCGGTCGCGGGCATCGTGCTGCGCGGTCTGGAGTTCGGCGTCGAGTTCACCGGCGGCCGCCTCGTCGAGTACAGCACCAGCAGGTCCGTCGACGCCGACACCGCCCGCGAAGCCGTGTCCGACGCGGGCTTCCCGCGCGCGGTGGTGCAGGAGTCGGGGGACGGCGACATCTCCGTACGCACGGAACGGCTGACCGACGCCGAACAGCAGCGCGTCAAGGAGGCTCTGGAAGGGCCCGGTGGCACGGTCACCGTGGAGCGCGACGAGATGATCGGGCCGAGCCTCGGCGATGAGCTCCGCCAGAAGGCGCTCATCGCCCTCGGCATCGCCGTCGCCGCCCAGCTGATCTATCTGAGCGTCCGGTTCCGCTGGACCCTCGCGGTGGCGGCCGTCTCGGCGATGGTCCACGACGTGCTGCTGGTGGTGGGCCTGTTCGCCTGGCTCGGCAAGCCCGTCGACAGCGTCTTCCTCGCCGCCCTGCTCACCGTGATCGGCTACTCGGTCAACGACACGGTGGTCGTCTTCGACCGCGTGCGCGAGGTGCGCCGCCGCGATCCGCGCGGCGACCTGGAAGCCACCGCCAACCAGGCCGTCGTGCAGACGCTCCCGCGCACCGTGAACACGGGCATGGGCGCGCTGTTCATCCTCACCGCCCTGGCGGTGCTCGGCGGCGACTCGCTCGCGGACTTCTCGCTCGCGCTGATCGCCGGGGTCCTGGTCGGCATGGCATCGACCGTCTTCACGGCCGTCCCGATCGCCGTCGCGCTCGAACGCGGCAATCCGGCGGCGCCGCCCTCGCGCCCGGGCCGGTCGGGCGGCACGGGCGGCCCTCGCGACGTACCCGACGGGTACAGCCCCCTGGAGGCGCGCAGGAGGAGGGAGCGGGGGACCGGCGCGGTCGTCTGA
- a CDS encoding PepSY domain-containing protein, which translates to MVTKRNASAVRRGRPALTRGTGLICVAAAAGALLTGCGNDDGDTAKSDSSTAGRAASPSSSDGGNLTDDQRERKELVPKAKVGYDKALDAAVATVDKSKPVSIELKGTPDKPVWKAEVATADGASHDVDVDAVTGKAGQARADNDQDQDDKRELADWLKKATVTPQQAAQTATDKKKGTVTSVELDDSDKGDMVLWSVDVVTTDDWNKTTYDIDATNRKIVREHVDRD; encoded by the coding sequence ATGGTCACAAAACGAAATGCATCAGCTGTCAGGCGTGGACGCCCCGCGCTCACCCGTGGCACGGGCCTGATCTGTGTCGCGGCCGCGGCCGGAGCGCTGCTCACCGGCTGCGGCAACGACGACGGCGACACCGCGAAGTCCGACTCCTCCACGGCCGGACGTGCGGCGTCGCCCTCGTCGTCCGACGGGGGCAACCTCACGGACGACCAGCGGGAGCGCAAGGAACTCGTGCCCAAGGCCAAGGTCGGCTACGACAAGGCGCTGGACGCGGCGGTGGCGACGGTCGACAAGTCGAAGCCGGTCTCCATCGAGCTCAAGGGCACGCCGGACAAGCCGGTCTGGAAGGCGGAGGTGGCGACCGCGGACGGCGCCTCCCACGACGTCGACGTCGACGCGGTCACCGGCAAGGCCGGGCAGGCACGCGCCGACAACGACCAGGACCAGGACGACAAGCGCGAGCTCGCGGACTGGCTGAAGAAGGCGACCGTCACCCCGCAGCAGGCCGCGCAGACCGCCACGGACAAGAAGAAGGGCACCGTCACCTCGGTGGAGCTCGACGACTCCGACAAGGGCGACATGGTGCTGTGGTCCGTCGACGTCGTGACGACCGACGACTGGAACAAGACGACCTACGACATCGACGCGACCAACCGCAAGATCGTCCGGGAGCACGTCGACCGGGACTGA
- a CDS encoding LysR family transcriptional regulator, with translation MDVRQLEYFLAIVDHGGFNRAASALYLSQPSLSQAVRALERDLGSSLFHRIGRRAVLTEAGTALIEPARAAVRSLETARASVAAVHELREGRLDIAAMPSQAVEPLTTMVRGFTGRHPGVSVNIRAAFTSRDVIDMVRTGAAELGLLATSGPLAEREVLSHDVGEQRFVLVTPPDGPFPAGRPVAREELAGRRLIVGQRGTGMRAYVDGLRERGIDFAIAAETEHRVAILPLVLAGVGLAVVTESWRTTAERAGALVLDIEPRTTLRIALVSRRAEQSPAARTFLTCALAESR, from the coding sequence ATGGATGTTCGTCAGCTGGAGTACTTCCTCGCGATCGTCGACCACGGCGGTTTCAACCGGGCGGCGTCGGCCCTCTACCTCTCCCAGCCGTCGCTGTCCCAGGCGGTGCGGGCGCTCGAACGGGACCTGGGCAGCAGCCTGTTCCACCGCATCGGCCGCCGTGCCGTGCTCACCGAGGCGGGCACGGCGCTGATCGAACCCGCCAGGGCGGCCGTACGCAGCCTGGAGACGGCCCGTGCCAGCGTCGCCGCGGTGCACGAGCTGCGCGAGGGGCGGCTCGACATCGCCGCCATGCCCTCCCAGGCGGTGGAACCGCTCACCACGATGGTCCGCGGCTTCACCGGCCGCCACCCCGGCGTGTCCGTGAACATCCGGGCGGCGTTCACCTCGCGCGACGTCATCGACATGGTGCGCACCGGCGCCGCCGAACTGGGCCTGCTCGCCACCTCCGGCCCCCTCGCCGAGAGGGAAGTGCTCTCGCACGACGTGGGCGAGCAGCGGTTCGTCCTGGTCACCCCGCCCGACGGTCCCTTCCCCGCGGGCCGCCCGGTGGCCCGCGAGGAGCTCGCTGGACGGCGGTTGATCGTCGGACAGCGGGGCACCGGCATGCGCGCGTACGTCGACGGGCTGCGCGAGCGCGGCATCGACTTCGCCATCGCCGCCGAGACCGAGCACCGCGTGGCGATCCTGCCGCTGGTGCTCGCCGGAGTCGGCCTCGCCGTCGTCACCGAGTCCTGGCGCACGACCGCCGAACGGGCCGGTGCGCTGGTCCTGGACATCGAGCCGCGCACGACGCTGCGGATCGCGCTGGTGAGCCGCAGGGCCGAGCAGTCGCCGGCGGCGCGGACGTTCCTCACCTGCGCGCTGGCCGAGTCCAGGTAG
- a CDS encoding tartrate dehydrogenase, with product MTHHHIALIPGDGIGTEVLPPAQRVVDAVGARHGFTCAYTTYDWSCERYAREGAMMPEDGLDQLRDKDAILLGAVGYPGVPDHVSLWGLLIPIRRGFRQYVNVRPIRVFEGVESPLRAAAPGEVDFVVVRENVEGEYSEIGGRLNRGFPEEMAVQEAVFTRAGVTRVLEYAFDLAARRDGRLTSATKSNGIVHTLPFWDELVAERGAAHPAVEWDQEHIDALAAKFVLDPARFDVVVASNLFGDILSDLAAAVAGSIGIAPAANLNPEREFPSMFEPVHGSAPDIAGRGTANPLGAIWSAAMMLDHLGHRAAADDITAAIAAVLAKTDVRTPDLGGDSTTTAFTEKLLELL from the coding sequence ATGACCCACCACCACATCGCACTCATCCCAGGCGACGGCATCGGCACCGAAGTGCTGCCTCCCGCACAGCGGGTCGTCGACGCGGTCGGCGCCCGCCACGGCTTCACCTGCGCCTATACGACGTACGACTGGTCGTGCGAGCGCTACGCCCGCGAGGGCGCCATGATGCCCGAAGACGGACTCGACCAGCTGCGCGACAAGGACGCCATCCTGCTCGGCGCGGTCGGCTACCCGGGCGTGCCCGACCACGTCTCGCTGTGGGGGCTGCTGATCCCGATCAGGCGGGGCTTTCGCCAGTACGTCAACGTGCGGCCGATCCGGGTCTTCGAGGGAGTCGAGAGCCCGCTGCGGGCCGCCGCGCCCGGCGAGGTCGACTTCGTCGTCGTACGCGAGAACGTCGAGGGCGAGTACAGCGAGATCGGCGGACGGCTGAACCGCGGCTTCCCGGAGGAGATGGCCGTCCAGGAAGCCGTGTTCACGCGCGCGGGAGTCACCCGCGTCCTCGAATACGCCTTCGACCTGGCCGCGCGGCGCGACGGCAGGCTCACCTCGGCCACCAAGTCGAACGGCATCGTGCACACCCTGCCGTTCTGGGACGAGCTGGTCGCCGAACGCGGCGCGGCGCACCCGGCGGTGGAGTGGGACCAGGAGCACATCGACGCGCTGGCCGCGAAGTTCGTCCTCGACCCGGCCCGCTTCGACGTCGTGGTCGCCTCCAACCTCTTCGGTGACATCCTCAGCGACCTGGCCGCCGCCGTGGCCGGTTCCATCGGCATCGCCCCGGCCGCCAACCTCAATCCGGAGCGCGAGTTCCCCTCGATGTTCGAGCCGGTCCACGGCTCCGCCCCCGACATCGCGGGCCGCGGCACCGCCAACCCCCTCGGCGCGATCTGGTCGGCGGCGATGATGCTCGACCACCTCGGACACCGCGCGGCGGCCGACGACATCACGGCCGCGATCGCCGCGGTGCTCGCCAAGACCGATGTGCGCACCCCGGACCTCGGCGGCGACAGCACGACCACCGCGTTCACCGAGAAGCTCCTCGAACTGCTCTGA
- the dctA gene encoding C4-dicarboxylate transporter DctA, which yields MAATASTTSGTPPTAPPSEPSTPWYRQLYFWVLTAIVAGILTGWLMPSVGVALEPVGTTFVSAIKMLITPIVFLTIVAGIGGVDSLRRVGRVGLKSLLYFQAGTLAALAVGLIAVNLFQPGAGVHAHPGDLRLSGDAAQYVKDGEDQSWWHFLTDIVPSSAVGAFAEGNILQVIFFAVLFGVALKAVGPAGAPLVDGVNRLSAVVFKILHYVMLAAPVGAFGAMAYTIGKYGISTLTSLGRLIGLFYGTSLFFVVVVLGGVLALLRINIFRLLHHLREEFLIVLGTSSSESVLPRVMHKLQGLGVRRDIVGLTVPTGYSFNLDGSSIYLSLAAVYIAQATDTPLTLGQQLGLLAVMILTSKGSGGVTGAGFIALAATLSTVGTVPAAGIMLIFGIDKFMSECRALTNLAGNSVATLVVARWEGVLDTARVNRVLRSGVPEPSTEPSTESLEEPSKESLKEPSNESGMRGTSTAGKALAE from the coding sequence ATGGCAGCAACCGCGTCCACCACCTCCGGCACCCCACCGACCGCACCACCGTCCGAACCCTCGACCCCCTGGTACCGGCAGCTGTACTTCTGGGTCCTGACCGCGATCGTCGCCGGCATCCTGACCGGCTGGCTCATGCCCTCCGTGGGCGTCGCCCTGGAACCCGTCGGCACCACGTTCGTCTCCGCGATCAAGATGCTGATCACCCCGATCGTCTTCCTGACGATCGTCGCGGGCATCGGCGGTGTCGACAGTCTGCGCCGGGTCGGCAGGGTGGGGCTGAAATCCCTGCTCTACTTCCAGGCCGGAACCCTCGCAGCCCTCGCCGTCGGACTCATCGCGGTCAATCTCTTCCAGCCCGGCGCCGGGGTCCACGCCCACCCCGGCGACCTGCGGCTCTCCGGCGACGCCGCGCAGTACGTCAAGGACGGCGAGGACCAGAGCTGGTGGCACTTCCTCACCGACATCGTGCCGTCCAGCGCGGTCGGGGCGTTCGCCGAGGGGAACATCCTCCAAGTCATCTTCTTCGCCGTCCTGTTCGGTGTGGCGCTGAAGGCCGTGGGACCCGCGGGCGCACCCCTGGTCGACGGCGTCAACCGGCTGAGCGCGGTCGTGTTCAAGATCCTGCACTACGTGATGCTCGCCGCTCCCGTCGGAGCGTTCGGCGCCATGGCCTACACCATCGGCAAGTACGGCATCTCCACGCTCACCAGCCTCGGCCGGCTCATCGGCCTGTTCTACGGCACGTCGCTGTTCTTCGTCGTGGTCGTCCTGGGCGGCGTGCTCGCCCTGCTGCGGATCAACATCTTCCGGCTCCTGCACCACCTGCGGGAGGAGTTCCTCATCGTCCTCGGCACGTCGTCGTCGGAGAGCGTGCTGCCGCGGGTGATGCACAAGCTGCAAGGGCTCGGCGTGCGCAGGGACATCGTCGGCCTGACCGTGCCGACCGGGTACTCCTTCAACCTCGACGGCAGCTCCATCTACCTCTCCCTGGCCGCCGTCTACATCGCACAGGCCACCGACACCCCGCTCACCCTCGGCCAGCAACTCGGTCTGCTCGCCGTCATGATCCTGACGTCCAAGGGGTCCGGGGGCGTCACGGGCGCCGGGTTCATCGCCCTGGCCGCCACGCTCTCCACCGTCGGCACCGTGCCCGCCGCGGGCATCATGCTGATCTTCGGCATCGACAAGTTCATGTCCGAGTGCCGGGCCCTGACGAACCTCGCGGGCAACAGCGTCGCCACGCTCGTCGTCGCACGGTGGGAGGGCGTCCTCGACACGGCACGCGTCAACAGGGTGCTGCGGAGCGGAGTTCCCGAGCCCTCCACGGAGCCATCGACCGAGTCCCTGGAGGAGCCCTCCAAGGAGTCCTTGAAGGAGCCCTCGAACGAGTCGGGCATGCGCGGAACTTCGACGGCGGGGAAGGCGTTGGCGGAGTGA
- a CDS encoding tellurite resistance TerB family protein, with amino-acid sequence MAMWDRIKDQAKGLQQSQGSRGSGGHGRPGSGSGGGSKAQLVGVLKTQLASLKTELKSGAYRDASMAMCALVAAADGSVDPAERQHVESLIVQNDVLQNFPPDQLRQRFNKHVDQLSLNFQQGKTEAMQEIAKAAKKPMEAKAVVQTGFVVAGADGYIAPAEEQVLREACAALNVSPQEFGL; translated from the coding sequence ATGGCGATGTGGGACCGGATCAAGGACCAGGCCAAGGGTCTGCAGCAGTCGCAGGGGTCGCGCGGCTCCGGCGGCCACGGACGACCGGGTTCTGGCTCCGGCGGGGGATCGAAGGCGCAGCTCGTGGGCGTGCTCAAGACCCAGCTGGCCTCCTTGAAGACCGAGCTCAAGAGCGGTGCCTACCGCGACGCGAGCATGGCCATGTGCGCCCTGGTCGCGGCGGCCGACGGCTCGGTCGACCCGGCCGAGCGCCAGCACGTGGAGTCGCTGATCGTGCAGAACGACGTCCTGCAGAACTTCCCGCCTGACCAGCTGCGGCAGCGGTTCAACAAGCACGTGGACCAGCTGTCGCTCAACTTCCAGCAGGGCAAGACCGAGGCGATGCAGGAGATCGCCAAAGCGGCAAAGAAGCCGATGGAGGCCAAGGCGGTCGTGCAGACCGGCTTCGTCGTCGCCGGCGCGGACGGGTACATCGCACCGGCGGAGGAGCAGGTCCTCCGCGAGGCGTGCGCGGCGCTGAACGTGTCGCCGCAGGAGTTCGGGCTCTGA
- a CDS encoding TetR family transcriptional regulator has translation MSLAERKRRLVSDELTESALQLLALKGYDAVTIDEIVATAGVSRRTFFRYFASKEDVVVQFLADMGTGMRAELADRPAGESPAEALRNAVKVPLAACSARSDQAQRALIVVQLILRTPALLARFLERQAQWRDDLTEEMGRRTGLDHEAELYPRMAAGMALTAFDAVLRRWSDSDGAEDPAELLDRAFDVIGPALDTVAA, from the coding sequence ATGAGCCTGGCCGAGCGCAAACGACGCCTCGTCTCGGACGAACTGACCGAGTCCGCGCTGCAGTTGCTCGCGCTGAAGGGGTACGACGCGGTCACCATCGACGAGATCGTGGCCACCGCCGGGGTGTCCCGGCGCACCTTCTTCCGGTACTTCGCGTCCAAGGAGGACGTGGTCGTCCAGTTCCTGGCCGACATGGGCACCGGCATGCGCGCGGAGTTGGCCGACCGCCCCGCCGGCGAATCACCCGCGGAGGCGCTGCGGAACGCCGTCAAGGTCCCCCTCGCCGCCTGTTCCGCACGCTCCGACCAGGCCCAGCGTGCGCTGATCGTGGTGCAGTTGATCCTGCGGACACCCGCCCTGCTGGCCCGCTTCCTGGAGCGGCAGGCGCAGTGGCGTGACGACCTGACGGAGGAGATGGGCCGCCGCACGGGGCTCGACCACGAGGCCGAGCTGTACCCGCGCATGGCCGCGGGGATGGCCCTCACCGCGTTCGACGCCGTGCTGCGTCGGTGGAGCGACAGCGACGGCGCCGAGGACCCGGCCGAACTCCTCGACCGGGCCTTCGACGTGATCGGCCCGGCCCTCGACACCGTGGCGGCGTAA
- a CDS encoding DUF1206 domain-containing protein, protein MAAVARAGFVGRGVLYLLVGALALRIAFSDGGDGRQADRGGALAEIAERPFGHVMLWLLGGALAGMALWRLSEVFFGQAGPDGNTAGKRAMAAARCLFYSFVTYSVIAYAAGDQGSGSGSSDKQTQDATAKVLDWPAGQWLVAAAGAGVLVAGVWIAGRALLRKFRDKLRVSEMPRRMRQATDVLGVTGGTARGIVFGVAGGFAITAALRHKPGQAKGMDNTLRSFADTGAGPWLLALIAVGLVAFGLFSFASARWRKF, encoded by the coding sequence GTGGCCGCGGTGGCACGCGCCGGTTTCGTCGGACGTGGTGTCCTGTATCTCCTGGTCGGCGCACTGGCCCTGCGCATCGCGTTCTCCGACGGCGGCGACGGCCGCCAGGCGGACCGGGGTGGCGCCCTGGCCGAGATCGCGGAGCGCCCGTTCGGGCACGTCATGCTGTGGCTGCTCGGCGGCGCCCTGGCGGGCATGGCGCTGTGGCGGCTCTCCGAGGTCTTCTTCGGACAGGCGGGGCCGGACGGAAACACCGCGGGCAAGCGGGCCATGGCCGCCGCGCGTTGCCTCTTCTACAGCTTCGTGACGTACTCCGTCATCGCCTACGCCGCGGGCGACCAGGGCAGTGGCAGCGGATCGAGCGACAAGCAGACCCAGGACGCGACGGCGAAGGTGCTCGACTGGCCCGCCGGTCAGTGGCTCGTCGCCGCCGCGGGCGCCGGCGTGCTCGTGGCGGGGGTCTGGATCGCGGGCCGCGCGCTGCTCCGCAAGTTCCGCGACAAGCTGCGCGTCTCCGAGATGCCGCGCCGGATGCGGCAGGCGACCGACGTCCTCGGCGTCACCGGCGGGACGGCACGCGGCATCGTGTTCGGCGTCGCGGGCGGCTTCGCCATCACCGCGGCGCTGCGCCACAAGCCGGGCCAGGCCAAGGGCATGGACAACACACTGCGCTCCTTCGCCGACACCGGCGCGGGGCCCTGGCTGCTCGCGCTGATCGCCGTCGGTCTCGTCGCCTTCGGACTCTTCTCGTTCGCGAGCGCACGCTGGCGCAAGTTCTGA
- a CDS encoding STAS domain-containing protein: protein MLDWETGTADFTFGLQHRVVNGTDVLAFWGELDAWADQELAPRVMALMDRAGPRVVADLREVTFMDAGGLRLLVRIRKRVSPDRGTLWLVPGSARNRRLLRITSLDKAFTIPAGAPVPCTRTGSRSGFR, encoded by the coding sequence CTGCTGGACTGGGAAACGGGCACCGCCGACTTCACCTTCGGCCTGCAGCACCGCGTGGTGAACGGCACTGATGTCCTTGCGTTTTGGGGCGAACTGGACGCCTGGGCCGACCAGGAGCTCGCCCCCCGTGTCATGGCCCTCATGGACCGGGCCGGCCCTCGGGTCGTCGCGGACCTGCGGGAAGTGACGTTCATGGATGCCGGCGGCCTCCGGCTGCTCGTGCGGATCCGGAAGCGGGTCTCCCCCGACCGGGGCACCTTATGGCTCGTACCGGGCAGCGCGCGCAACCGACGACTGCTGCGCATCACCTCACTCGACAAGGCGTTCACAATTCCGGCCGGCGCGCCGGTGCCGTGTACGCGCACCGGCTCCCGGAGCGGGTTCCGCTGA